The genomic interval TCGGCCAGATTCAAAACTCCAGTTTAACCTTTACGCTTAATGTCAGATTAAATGTCAGAAACAGATGGTCCATGCAAGGGAACGGCAGCATCCTGAAGGTTGTGGGTTAGAACAGACACAGCTCCAGGGCCCCAGAAGACTACAGTCCTTCTTTCTGAGTATTTCAAACTCTTTGAATGTAACTCCAGACCAGTGACAATGACAGATGGAAGAGCAAAGTTGTTTTGACTGTTTATGCATCACATACACTTCTATGCACTATTACAGAGatagctgcattttgtataacaaTTTAGTGGAGTGAAGCAttgcttaaaaaaataaatattattctaTGTACACtacccacccaaacacacacatactccaaaaaaacaacaaccaaaaaacacacacacacagtttgatcTATCATTTTAAAGTGATCTATTATGACAGGATGGATTTGTGACATCAGATTACTGAGATAATTTAGATAGAAGACTATTCAATTATTTGTCTACAATCTCAGCCTGTAATTACTGACCGACTCTCTGTAGATCATTTGCTGTTGCTTGGCAATAAAGGACATAGCtgggtctgtgtttgtgtctccctACCTCCCTTACCACCACTCAGCAATctcttagatatccatctgtcTGAAAACACCCAGCATGATATCTATAATTAGATTTGAACAGACTGGCTAGAGGAAATATCACCTCCCTTACAAGAGCCTTGACTATCCCATCTAAACATATACTTGGATGACACTTTCAGTTTTTAATGAATTCAACTAAAAAGACTATTCCTGGACAGGGAAATAGCAATGTCCCAAGCAACATTTGCGCTTTCAGATTGAAATGATGACTCATTACAGGCTAGCTGGAGGGTATCCACATTAAATCATGCAACAAATGGGTCTGTGATCCCCCTTCACATGTCTGGGCTCGGTTTGTTTTTCCTTACAGTTGCCTAACCCCCCCTCAGTCCTGTTTTATGAGATGGCAGCTGTAAAAATGTGGACAGATGCCCACGTTGTCGCTGCGCTTTTCTCTTACCTTTGCTCTCAGCGCTGGCGAGTGGAGCAGaacgagagagaagaggaggaggagaagagtgcTGGATAGAGGGCCCGACATCCTGGAGGAGAGAATGAGGCTGCCCCAACGCGCAGAGAAACACGGTCACTGAGACACggcagggagacagagggatccagaacgagggagggagggagggagagggggagagagggaggagtctTCTTGTCACAGCCAAAGGGGAGGGATGTAAGGCATTGTGAACATGACAAGAGAGGAGCAGcctggaagaggaggaagggagagctGAGAGGTGATGCACTAACGTGATTCATTTCATCACGGAGGCGTGGGCTAAGAAACACAAATATAAACTGAAGCTCTGAACCTCAAGCTGCATGCATGACAGGAAATGTGCTTTTAATTGAACTCAGGACAAAGTTGATCAACTGCAGTGACCATTTTCCTTATGCACAATACAATTATGCACAATAAATTGTAAACAGTTCAAATAAGAGTTGAAGCAAgataaattattgtgattatacAGAAAACAGAATGATGATCTGACCATGATGAAGAGTCAGTCTCTTAGGCCATCCACATGAGCACATATTGTACTCTAGTGTAGCTATACTGACAGCAGGGATTATAATGGCTGCAATAGTTGATAATAATGATCATCATTGCCCCTAATCGCCCACTTCTGTAACTCATCCTGTTTACTGTTGCACCCATTCATAGCTTCAATTAGGCTTGAAGAAATCCATCCCCCTTGCAGTTATTAACTCAGCACTGAACTAAAATACTGCGCTAATATTCACTTTGCACAAATATTCTGTCAAAATGCAGTCTTGTGCCATCAGATCTGCTTATCTGATGCTGACGAATGAACCACCAAACCTTCCACTTAGAGGGCACTGTTACAACATGTTATcagttctcacacaggctgatGGACATACATAATCTAGTAGCTAGCCattaaatatgaaatattatTAAGGAGATAATATTCAAAATATCATCACAGGAAAAGCAGAGGGTACAAATGCACAAGTGTACAAAAGGAAAAAATTAGTTGATAAATATATGTTGTATGCAAGAATTTATTTGATAAACTGACATAAATCAACACTAGACATCTAAAAGGTTCAacttattatcattattattattattattattatcattattattattaggtggTAAAGCTGAATTATGTAAAATCACATTTCATTATCTCATTATTTAAATCAattattacatttttaaaacacacatgAGCAGAATCATGGCCATGCAAACaagttgtaggcctatcatTGTACTCTTTCATTCACTTGTAAGTATATGCAATATCTTCTGTACGATATGAGTACAACATAAAAAATACGTAATGCTAATCAGTGGCATTTAATTTAGTGATAGAATATTTTAGCTCACTTGCATCCTACATGCACCTGGCCCAGGCATATAATCATGATCTTGTTTCATTGCCCTAATGGatatgtataatgtatgtatatttaaaAATGTGATTAAAAGATGAAGCGCTAAACAATTCTTAATCATTTACATGTAAgaatatagaaaaaaaaacaaagcgtGTTTTAAAGGATCAAACTTTTACAGTGTCTTCGGAGACACAGAATGTCAGGTTGTTCCGTTGTTTCTCTGAGAAAAAAACAGGAATGATTATTGTACTGTATTGGACAGTATTAAATTGAACTGTAAACAATATCAGCATAGTGTTCATTCAAAACTGTTATAAACAAGATGTAGGTAATAAGTCTTTTCTACGTAATTAGACTATTACTTATTACTAACGTCTGATCCTACATGCCTGATGTTTACAAAGTAGACCCTAATGAACTTATCCATGAAATACACACATCAGTATGGCATGATGACACAGACCCATCCCTGCCTGTGACTCtcacataggctactgcagcaACTTACCTATGTGTATCTTCCACAGTGTCGCCATGATCACTACAGAAATCATGATGATGAGCATGAACCCTAGGAATCCTGCATAGACCTCGTAGGATGGAGACATCTGTGTGCCTAAGAATGGAGAGTGTGAGCACATTAATATCTCCATCTTTAGACGGATGCCAATGGGGCTCATTAAGTCTTCTGCAGAATGCTATTGTATTTACACTCACCAGAAGTGTCCGTACGCTTACGGAAGGTGAACACATCGCTTAGAAGAGTTCTGTTAGGTAGTTCCTCAACACATGTGAAGAAAGCAGGTGAAGACACAATGATCTTGAAGAGGCGTTCTGTTCCACTGCTGAAGTCGGGGAATTGCAGGGTGTAGCTTCTCTTTTCCATCATCACTTTCAGCTGCAGTCGGTTTTGACGAACAGTAACGCGGTGTTGACAGGAAACTATGACTTCGTCCACATGGCTATCCTCAAGTCTGTACACTCTAATCAGTGGGTTTGGGACATCTGAAAAAATAGACCATGTATATGATCAGCAGAGGGGGAGAActgggtcctgtgtgtgtgtgtgtgtgtgtgtgtttgtgtgcgtgcatgcgtatcCGCTTACATATATTAAAAACTACAGGCCCAATTGACTTCAAATTTAGAATGATAAAGATGATAGGATAAAGCTACTATAGAAGGTCACCATATACAAACtgattaaaaacacacaaacctgcaTCTGTAGTGTATGTGGAACAAAACCAAAAAGTCATATCTTCAATGGCATAAAAAAGTCAGAAACCGTCTTTGATGCCCTAGAGTCCTATACCAGGTTGGACATTGAGCATATGATTAGGATGTACATTCTATTGTTTTAAATTGTATCGGTAGAGTGTGTTTTTGACAAACACAGGCAATTGCAAATGTTTTTTCTTACTGCATGTATGCATAAAGAGGGGCAATGTGGTGCAACTGACTACAGACattcgggtccaagtgcccatggggacccagGTTGAGTgatcccaccccaccctctctttcacacacacactcacttcctgtcagtgTCTTCACTATCCTATtataataaaggcaaaaagtcccacaaatacacacaaaaaagtaTGTATAATATAAGCTGATATATAAACCTACTGGGTCTCATCCAGTACCTCCTTGGACCTGAAatatagaaaatgtaattcattTGGAATAGTCTTGGACTTAgtattttaatataatataagacAATGAGAAAAGGTAGCCTACATCCAATTTAttgattttcaaaaatgtaTTGATTTAACTGATGTTTACTGAAATGTCAGTTCATCAATAAATTGAATGTACCATGGAGCAAACAGTGTTGCgcttttcttttctcattttctTGGTTTTGCGAAATAGCTGCACATGCATTATAATCTATCAAGGTGGGCAGGTTCCTCTGTATCTTTTAAAGATTTATTTAGGGTGAATGATGTCGGATGTAGGAAATGcaggaaatgtaattaaaaCACCCGGAGAAGTATAACACAGAACTGATATATTTGCTTATAGCTTATTCTTTTACACAAAATTACCACTGTAGGTGCCTGTAgctttagctgctggctgcagcaagtcgagctaggtaaaactgattgtttttgttctttactCGGTGACCACGAGAAACagaaatctatgtgaaaaatggccagaattatcctttaatggTGTACAAATGTGGGATGCAGTCCATGTGATTTAGTCACATACTTTGGGTTGCCCAGTCATATCTTGAAGCTGAAATAAAGAAAGACCAAATTCACAAAAAATATAGATTATCAGAAGAATTTTACTGTCATGAAAGAACTGATGAAG from Alosa alosa isolate M-15738 ecotype Scorff River chromosome 4, AALO_Geno_1.1, whole genome shotgun sequence carries:
- the LOC125292777 gene encoding uncharacterized protein LOC125292777 isoform X1, coding for MFLHSYVQKERMKIYATCLLLIWAETAAGYDRVTQNPQWNSMLMTPTQTACNYNQHQCGDGSCIPQRYVCDGGRPDCSDGSDERNCYGTWGRIRPTSRYDWVTQSPRRYWMRPTSRYDWATQSPRRYWLRPTSRYDWATQSPRRYWMRPNVPNPLIRVYRLEDSHVDEVIVSCQHRVTVRQNRLQLKVMMEKRSYTLQFPDFSSGTERLFKIIVSSPAFFTCVEELPNRTLLSDVFTFRKRTDTSGTQMSPSYEVYAGFLGFMLIIMISVVIMATLWKIHIEKQRNNLTFCVSEDTVKV
- the LOC125292777 gene encoding uncharacterized protein LOC125292777 isoform X4, with protein sequence MFLHSYVQKERMKIYATCLLLIWAETAAGYDRVTQNPQWNSMLMTPTQTACNYNQHQCGDGSCIPQRYVCDGGRPDCSDGSDERNCYGTWGRIRPSPRRYWMRPTSRYDWATQSPRRYWLRPTSRYDWATQSPRRYWMRPNVPNPLIRVYRLEDSHVDEVIVSCQHRVTVRQNRLQLKVMMEKRSYTLQFPDFSSGTERLFKIIVSSPAFFTCVEELPNRTLLSDVFTFRKRTDTSGTQMSPSYEVYAGFLGFMLIIMISVVIMATLWKIHIEKQRNNLTFCVSEDTVKV
- the LOC125292777 gene encoding uncharacterized protein LOC125292777 isoform X2, whose amino-acid sequence is MFLHSYVQKERMKIYATCLLLIWAETAAGYDRVTQNPQWNSMLMTPTQTACNYNQHQCGDGSCIPQRYVCDGGRPDCSDGSDERNCYGTWGRIRPTSRYDWVTQSPRRYWMRPTSRYDWATQSPRRYWLRPTSRYDWATQNVPNPLIRVYRLEDSHVDEVIVSCQHRVTVRQNRLQLKVMMEKRSYTLQFPDFSSGTERLFKIIVSSPAFFTCVEELPNRTLLSDVFTFRKRTDTSGTQMSPSYEVYAGFLGFMLIIMISVVIMATLWKIHIEKQRNNLTFCVSEDTVKV
- the LOC125292777 gene encoding uncharacterized protein LOC125292777 isoform X3, which gives rise to MFLHSYVQKERMKIYATCLLLIWAETAAGYDRVTQNPQWNSMLMTPTQTACNYNQHQCGDGSCIPQRYVCDGGRPDCSDGSDERNCYGTWGRIRPTSRYDWVTQSPRRYWMRPTSRYDWATQSPRRYWLRPSPRRYWMRPNVPNPLIRVYRLEDSHVDEVIVSCQHRVTVRQNRLQLKVMMEKRSYTLQFPDFSSGTERLFKIIVSSPAFFTCVEELPNRTLLSDVFTFRKRTDTSGTQMSPSYEVYAGFLGFMLIIMISVVIMATLWKIHIEKQRNNLTFCVSEDTVKV